The proteins below are encoded in one region of Bacillus vallismortis:
- a CDS encoding pyridoxal phosphate-dependent aminotransferase, whose product MKLAGLSREIEENLHKGSWIRKLFDEGARLKKEFGDDQVFDFSLGNPIVEPPEAFKRALREEVEKGNHGYIQNQGLPAAREKVAQFLGSRFEAEFAAERVVMTVGAGGALNVALKSIVNPGEEVIILAPYFAEYKLYIENYGGKAVSCPLTPRFEIDIEAVRQSITPKTKGLILNTPHNPTGTVLSQKNIDDLGALLKEIEGKNGQTIYVLFDEPYSQLIYDAELANPFQSYHRVILASSFSKDLGIAGERLGYIGLDSKMPDSGLLINAFVYCNRTLGFVNAPVMMQRAVARMDDVRVDASTYKARRDLMVGILKEAGFEFEMPKGGFFVFPKSPIEDEVAFCVHAAQKYKLLIVPSSGFGIKGHFRLSFSVPIEQIKNSRDIFVSLYKDFA is encoded by the coding sequence ATGAAATTGGCTGGGTTATCCCGGGAAATTGAAGAAAACTTACATAAAGGGTCATGGATTCGCAAGCTGTTTGATGAAGGTGCAAGACTGAAGAAAGAGTTCGGGGATGATCAGGTCTTTGATTTTTCGCTTGGCAACCCGATTGTGGAACCGCCTGAAGCTTTTAAGAGAGCGTTGCGAGAAGAAGTTGAAAAAGGCAATCATGGATACATACAAAACCAAGGGCTTCCGGCAGCGAGAGAGAAAGTCGCGCAATTTCTGGGGTCCCGTTTTGAAGCGGAGTTCGCGGCGGAACGCGTCGTCATGACGGTGGGCGCGGGCGGCGCCTTGAATGTCGCGTTAAAAAGCATTGTAAATCCGGGGGAAGAGGTTATTATTCTCGCGCCTTATTTTGCCGAGTATAAATTGTATATTGAGAACTATGGGGGAAAGGCTGTCAGCTGCCCATTAACGCCCAGATTTGAAATTGATATAGAAGCGGTCAGGCAATCGATCACCCCCAAGACGAAAGGGCTGATCCTCAATACACCTCATAACCCGACAGGAACTGTACTCAGCCAGAAAAATATAGATGATTTAGGTGCTTTATTAAAAGAAATAGAAGGGAAGAACGGCCAAACGATTTATGTGCTCTTTGATGAACCATATAGTCAATTAATCTATGATGCAGAGCTTGCAAATCCGTTTCAATCGTACCACCGTGTGATTTTGGCGAGCTCATTCAGTAAGGATCTCGGCATAGCGGGGGAGCGGCTCGGGTATATTGGTTTGGACAGCAAGATGCCTGATTCTGGCCTTTTGATCAACGCTTTTGTGTATTGTAATCGCACACTTGGGTTTGTGAATGCGCCAGTCATGATGCAGCGGGCTGTGGCAAGAATGGATGATGTTAGGGTAGACGCTAGCACTTATAAAGCGCGCAGGGATTTAATGGTTGGCATTTTGAAGGAAGCCGGTTTTGAATTCGAAATGCCGAAGGGCGGTTTCTTCGTTTTTCCTAAATCGCCAATAGAAGACGAAGTTGCATTTTGTGTGCATGCCGCTCAAAAATACAAATTACTAATCGTGCCCAGCAGCGGGTTTGGAATAAAAGGGCACTTCCGTTTATCCTTCAGTGTGCCGATCGAGCAGATCAAAAACTCACGGGACATTTTCGTTTCCTTATATAAAGATTTTGCTTAA
- the cueR gene encoding Cu(I)-responsive transcriptional regulator has product MVGRDIDGAETYRISELAKLAGVTKRTVDYYTNIGLLTPARSFSNYRYYDENALKRLIFIVDCKKQRLALSDIKDRLENQFPSSAKLDDEIGKLALEIDHMNQNISGILHRFERLKPEDRDKLKNKLPPEKLAVFQSFMLLLR; this is encoded by the coding sequence ATGGTTGGGAGGGATATAGATGGGGCTGAGACTTATCGCATCAGTGAACTAGCAAAACTTGCGGGAGTAACGAAACGAACAGTTGATTATTATACAAATATCGGTCTGCTTACGCCGGCCAGATCCTTTTCAAATTACCGTTACTACGATGAAAACGCACTCAAACGACTCATATTTATTGTAGATTGCAAGAAGCAGCGATTGGCCCTGTCCGATATTAAAGATCGACTGGAGAACCAGTTTCCCTCTTCAGCTAAACTTGATGATGAAATTGGTAAACTGGCATTGGAAATTGATCATATGAATCAAAATATCTCCGGAATCTTGCATCGGTTTGAACGGCTGAAGCCCGAGGATCGTGACAAGCTGAAGAACAAGCTCCCACCCGAAAAGCTCGCCGTGTTCCAATCATTTATGCTGCTGTTACGTTAA
- a CDS encoding hemolysin family protein: MDIVNLILVAVLIALTAFFVASEFAIIRIRGSRIDQLIAEGNKAAIAAKKVTTHLDEYLSACQLGITLTSIGLGVLGESTIERLLHPLFVQLNVPGSLSHVISFIFAYAIITFLHVVVGELAPKTVAIQKAEAVSMLFAKPLIWFYRIMFPFIWLLNNSARLLTKAFGLETVSENELAHSEEELRIILSESYKSGEINQSEFKYVNKIFEFDDRLAKEIMIPRTEIVSLPHDIKISEMMDIIQIEKYTRYPVEEGDKDNIIGVINIKEVLTACISGEVSVDSTISQFVNPIIHVIESAPIQDLLVKMQKDRVHMAILSDEYGGTAGLVTVEDIIEEIVGEIRDEFDIDEINEIRKIGEGHYILDGKVLIDQVNDLLGIHLENEEVDTIGGWFLTQKYDVEKDDSIIEEGCEFIINEIDGHHVAYIEVKKLAAEELVEAGESKEA; the protein is encoded by the coding sequence TTGGACATAGTGAATTTGATTTTAGTTGCTGTTTTAATCGCCCTGACGGCATTTTTCGTGGCATCTGAGTTTGCCATTATCAGAATCAGAGGCTCACGAATCGATCAGCTGATCGCGGAAGGAAATAAAGCAGCAATAGCCGCAAAAAAAGTGACCACGCATCTTGATGAATATTTATCTGCGTGTCAACTCGGAATTACATTGACTTCCATTGGATTAGGGGTTTTAGGCGAGTCCACAATTGAAAGGCTGCTTCACCCGCTTTTCGTACAATTGAATGTGCCAGGTTCCCTTTCACATGTCATATCGTTTATTTTTGCGTATGCCATTATCACGTTCCTGCACGTTGTTGTCGGAGAACTCGCGCCTAAGACAGTCGCCATCCAAAAGGCGGAAGCAGTGTCTATGCTGTTTGCGAAACCGCTGATTTGGTTTTACCGCATTATGTTCCCGTTCATTTGGCTTTTGAACAATTCCGCACGGTTATTGACAAAAGCATTTGGCCTGGAAACTGTTTCAGAAAATGAACTGGCTCACTCTGAAGAAGAGTTGCGAATCATACTGTCTGAAAGCTATAAAAGCGGTGAAATTAACCAGTCAGAGTTTAAATATGTGAATAAAATCTTTGAATTTGACGACAGGCTCGCGAAAGAAATTATGATTCCGCGGACTGAAATTGTCAGTCTTCCGCATGATATCAAGATTTCTGAAATGATGGACATCATTCAGATTGAAAAATATACCCGCTACCCTGTAGAAGAGGGCGATAAGGATAACATTATCGGGGTCATTAATATTAAGGAAGTGCTGACCGCCTGCATCAGCGGCGAGGTATCTGTTGATTCCACCATTTCTCAATTCGTCAACCCGATCATTCATGTCATTGAATCCGCGCCGATCCAAGATCTGCTTGTCAAAATGCAAAAAGACAGGGTCCACATGGCCATCCTGTCCGATGAATACGGCGGGACTGCCGGACTCGTGACGGTTGAAGACATCATCGAAGAGATCGTCGGCGAAATCCGCGACGAATTTGATATTGATGAAATTAACGAAATCCGTAAAATCGGCGAAGGCCATTATATTCTTGACGGAAAAGTGTTAATCGACCAAGTAAACGACCTGCTCGGCATTCATTTAGAGAACGAAGAAGTCGATACGATCGGCGGCTGGTTCCTTACCCAAAAATACGATGTTGAAAAAGATGATTCTATCATCGAAGAAGGCTGCGAATTCATTATTAATGAAATTGACGGCCACCACGTCGCTTATATTGAAGTCAAAAAGCTTGCGGCAGAAGAGCTGGTTGAAGCTGGAGAATCGAAAGAGGCTTAA
- a CDS encoding NAD-dependent epimerase/dehydratase family protein, with the protein MKVVVTGAAGKIGRWAVRTLLEAGHDVTASDRVLAEESASKTFIQADLRDYGQVCQLIMGCDAVVHLGNIPTDVRNPSQAIFENNMLVNFNILEACKDFKVRKLVWASSETVLGYPFVPKELSYLPVDEEHPTIVKSSYAMAKRLTEILSDMFSKLMNTQIVTLRFANIYEPDEYEKIPGMHWNEKQKDIQKKNAWAYCDVRDAAHACLLAIEKNNIGNEVFHITAPDTIMKEPSEDLVKRFFPEVSLKRDVKGYETLMAIDKAKKILGYEPRYTWRSVLNNDGSLKALPEDQLSLSKI; encoded by the coding sequence ATGAAAGTAGTGGTAACTGGAGCAGCAGGGAAAATAGGGCGGTGGGCCGTCAGAACATTATTGGAGGCCGGCCACGATGTGACAGCATCAGATAGAGTATTAGCAGAGGAATCAGCATCAAAAACATTTATCCAGGCCGATTTGCGGGATTACGGCCAAGTATGCCAGCTTATTATGGGCTGTGACGCTGTAGTCCACCTCGGGAATATTCCGACCGATGTCAGAAATCCCTCCCAGGCGATATTTGAAAATAATATGCTTGTCAACTTCAATATTCTGGAGGCTTGCAAAGATTTTAAAGTGCGTAAGCTTGTATGGGCTTCGAGCGAGACGGTGCTGGGATATCCGTTTGTGCCGAAAGAGCTCAGTTACCTTCCTGTAGACGAAGAGCATCCAACCATTGTCAAGTCGTCTTATGCAATGGCAAAGCGCCTGACCGAGATCCTTTCAGATATGTTTTCAAAGCTGATGAATACACAAATTGTCACCCTCCGCTTTGCAAATATATATGAACCTGATGAGTATGAAAAAATTCCTGGCATGCATTGGAACGAAAAGCAAAAGGATATTCAAAAGAAAAATGCATGGGCATATTGCGATGTGAGAGATGCGGCGCACGCTTGCTTGCTTGCAATCGAAAAAAACAATATCGGCAATGAGGTCTTCCACATTACGGCGCCGGATACCATCATGAAAGAACCGAGTGAAGACTTGGTAAAACGGTTTTTCCCGGAAGTCTCTTTAAAGCGGGATGTAAAAGGATATGAAACACTAATGGCAATCGATAAAGCGAAAAAGATCCTAGGATATGAACCCCGTTATACATGGCGGTCTGTATTAAACAATGACGGCTCACTTAAAGCGCTGCCAGAGGATCAGCTTTCATTATCCAAAATCTAA
- a CDS encoding NAD(P)/FAD-dependent oxidoreductase codes for MKMIVVGAGILGASTAYQLAKMGAEVLVIDRKDKGRATHAAKGIICPWLSPRQNPAWYKLAKAGAHFYPGFIEGLRKEGEIETGYAPVGALSIHHEKEKIEKIEKRVQERKQYAPEIGDISFLSEIQTAGMFPLLAKRYHSIHISGAARVDGEMLRDALLRAAQRMGAVVLTGDAKLQYHAKRVTGVTVGDESYAADEVIVCAGVWADQLLAPLGIRFKVSVQKAQIIYVQIPDANHMDSWPAIMPPSKEYLLAYADKRMAIGATREDIEGHDVRITAGGLQELLNKGLEMAPGLANSTFQEARVGLRPFTPGDVPVIGPLPGWDGIIAANGLGSSGLTMGPYMGQQLAKLALRMDVDIDVEDYDIQKAAEVH; via the coding sequence ATGAAAATGATCGTAGTAGGCGCTGGAATTCTAGGAGCGTCAACAGCATATCAATTAGCCAAAATGGGGGCCGAGGTGCTTGTGATAGACCGAAAGGATAAGGGACGGGCCACCCATGCAGCGAAAGGCATTATTTGTCCATGGCTGTCACCGAGGCAAAATCCGGCGTGGTACAAGCTGGCAAAGGCAGGAGCGCACTTTTACCCCGGTTTCATAGAGGGGCTTAGAAAAGAAGGCGAGATAGAAACAGGTTATGCTCCTGTTGGTGCTCTTAGTATTCATCACGAGAAAGAAAAGATTGAAAAGATTGAAAAACGGGTGCAAGAGCGGAAACAATACGCCCCGGAAATCGGAGACATTTCTTTTCTTTCTGAAATCCAGACCGCCGGCATGTTTCCCTTGCTGGCTAAACGGTACCATTCCATTCATATAAGCGGAGCCGCCCGAGTGGATGGCGAGATGCTGAGAGATGCATTATTGCGTGCTGCTCAAAGAATGGGAGCCGTTGTTTTAACAGGTGATGCCAAGCTTCAATATCATGCGAAACGAGTGACAGGCGTAACCGTTGGCGATGAAAGTTATGCTGCTGACGAGGTGATTGTTTGTGCCGGCGTATGGGCAGACCAATTACTGGCGCCTTTAGGCATTCGCTTTAAAGTGAGTGTGCAAAAAGCGCAGATCATATACGTTCAGATTCCGGACGCAAACCATATGGACAGCTGGCCTGCTATTATGCCGCCTTCTAAGGAATATCTGTTAGCTTATGCTGACAAGAGAATGGCCATCGGAGCGACTCGGGAAGATATAGAAGGGCATGATGTACGGATCACGGCCGGCGGGCTGCAGGAATTGTTGAACAAAGGATTGGAAATGGCCCCTGGTTTAGCAAACAGCACCTTTCAAGAGGCAAGAGTCGGTTTGCGCCCTTTTACACCGGGGGACGTGCCTGTGATCGGACCTCTTCCCGGCTGGGACGGGATCATAGCCGCAAATGGCCTTGGATCGTCTGGTTTGACAATGGGGCCTTATATGGGGCAGCAGTTGGCGAAGCTGGCTCTCAGAATGGATGTAGACATTGATGTAGAAGATTATGATATACAAAAAGCAGCAGAAGTTCATTGA
- a CDS encoding 1-acylglycerol-3-phosphate O-acyltransferase: MYKFCANALKVILSLRGGVKVYNKENLPADSGFVIACTHSGWVDVITLGVGILPYQIHYMAKKELFQHKWIGSFLKKIHAFPVDRENPGPSSIKTPIKLLKEGEIVGIFPSGTRTSEDVPLKRGAVTIAQMGKAPLVPAAYKGPSSGKELFKKGKMKLIIGEPLQQADFAHLPSKERLAAMTEALNNSIKELENKLEQL; this comes from the coding sequence ATGTATAAGTTTTGTGCAAATGCTTTAAAAGTTATTCTTTCTCTTCGCGGAGGAGTGAAGGTGTATAACAAAGAAAACCTTCCGGCCGATTCAGGTTTTGTCATCGCGTGTACACACTCCGGCTGGGTTGATGTGATCACACTCGGAGTCGGGATTCTTCCTTATCAAATACACTACATGGCGAAAAAAGAGCTTTTTCAACATAAATGGATCGGTTCGTTTTTGAAGAAAATTCATGCTTTTCCGGTAGATCGTGAAAATCCCGGGCCAAGCAGCATTAAAACACCGATTAAGCTGCTGAAAGAAGGGGAGATCGTCGGTATTTTCCCGAGCGGAACACGAACTTCTGAGGACGTGCCTTTAAAAAGAGGCGCGGTGACAATTGCGCAAATGGGGAAAGCGCCGCTTGTTCCCGCTGCATATAAAGGGCCTTCAAGCGGAAAGGAATTATTCAAAAAAGGCAAAATGAAGCTCATTATCGGTGAACCCCTACAGCAGGCTGATTTTGCCCATCTGCCCTCAAAGGAAAGACTTGCAGCCATGACAGAGGCTTTAAATAACAGTATTAAAGAGCTTGAAAACAAGCTGGAGCAGCTATAA
- a CDS encoding aldo/keto reductase, whose product MEYTSIADTGIKASRIGLGTWAIGGTMWGGTDEKQSIKTIRAALEQGITLIDTAPAYGFGQSEEIVGKAIKEHGKRDQVIVATKTALDWKNNQLFRHANRARIIEEVEASLKRLQTDYIDLYQVHWPDPLVPIEETAEVMKELYDAGKIRAIGVSNFSIEQMDTFRAIAPLHAIQPPYNLFEREIEENVLPYVKDKQITTLLYGSLCRGLLTGKMTKDYTFEGDDLRNHDPKFQHPRFKEYLSAVHQLDELAKAHYGKSVIHLAVRWILDQPGADITLWGARKPEQLEAVSEMTDWTLTSEDHKDINAILKHTISDPVGPEFMAPPTREEI is encoded by the coding sequence ATGGAATATACCAGTATAGCAGACACCGGCATAAAAGCCTCTAGAATCGGCCTAGGCACATGGGCGATTGGCGGAACCATGTGGGGAGGCACTGACGAAAAACAATCGATCAAAACCATCCGCGCCGCTCTTGAGCAGGGGATCACACTGATTGACACCGCTCCGGCCTATGGCTTCGGGCAGTCCGAGGAAATTGTAGGGAAGGCGATCAAGGAGCACGGCAAAAGAGATCAGGTGATTGTCGCAACGAAAACGGCTCTCGACTGGAAAAACAACCAGCTCTTCCGCCATGCGAACAGAGCGAGAATCATTGAGGAAGTCGAGGCTTCTTTGAAGCGGCTTCAAACAGATTATATTGATCTTTATCAGGTGCATTGGCCAGACCCGCTTGTGCCAATTGAAGAAACGGCGGAAGTCATGAAGGAACTATATGACGCCGGCAAAATCCGGGCGATTGGTGTCAGTAACTTTTCAATTGAACAAATGGATACATTTCGCGCCATTGCGCCGCTTCATGCCATTCAGCCTCCATATAATCTGTTTGAAAGAGAAATTGAAGAAAATGTTCTGCCATATGTGAAAGATAAACAAATCACAACGTTATTATACGGCAGTTTATGCAGAGGGCTGCTCACAGGTAAAATGACAAAAGATTACACGTTTGAGGGCGATGATCTCCGAAATCATGATCCGAAATTCCAGCATCCCCGTTTTAAAGAATATCTTTCTGCTGTTCATCAATTGGATGAGCTGGCCAAGGCGCATTATGGAAAATCAGTGATTCACTTAGCCGTTAGATGGATCTTAGATCAGCCGGGAGCGGATATCACTCTTTGGGGGGCAAGAAAACCTGAGCAGCTTGAAGCGGTATCAGAGATGACAGACTGGACGCTGACAAGTGAAGATCATAAAGACATCAATGCCATATTGAAACATACGATATCAGACCCGGTCGGGCCGGAGTTTATGGCACCGCCGACCAGGGAGGAAATATAA
- the sigM gene encoding RNA polymerase sigma factor SigM has translation MTIDEIYQMYMNDVYRFLLSMTKDKHLAEDLLQETFMRAYIHIHSYDHSKVKPWLFQVARNAFIDYVRKHKKEVTISDDLIGSLFQNAVQSPAHQVEIKEVLTGYMSELPDNYREALTLYYLKELNYKEASHIMNISEANFKSVLFRARQRLKALYNRGVNDE, from the coding sequence GTGACGATCGATGAAATTTACCAAATGTACATGAATGATGTTTACAGGTTCCTGCTCTCCATGACGAAAGACAAGCATCTTGCCGAGGACTTGCTGCAGGAAACCTTTATGCGGGCATACATACACATTCACTCCTATGATCACAGCAAAGTAAAGCCCTGGCTTTTTCAAGTGGCGCGAAACGCCTTCATTGATTACGTCAGAAAGCATAAGAAGGAAGTAACCATTTCTGATGACCTAATCGGAAGCCTCTTTCAAAATGCTGTCCAGAGCCCTGCCCATCAGGTAGAGATAAAAGAAGTGCTGACTGGTTATATGTCCGAGCTCCCCGATAATTATCGGGAGGCCTTAACGCTATATTATTTAAAAGAGTTAAATTACAAAGAAGCATCCCATATTATGAATATTTCAGAGGCGAATTTTAAAAGTGTTTTATTTCGTGCCAGACAGCGGCTGAAAGCACTTTATAATAGAGGTGTTAATGATGAATGA
- a CDS encoding anti-sigma factor, which produces MMNEEFKKRFDQYKNGEMSDQEMTAFEEELEKLEVYQELIDSELKDDNDWDVSISPEKQKAILAYGKRKSYLRISVLAVISTLMILPLCTLGSYLYYGMGGKQSTGNEFMETAAVTVALTMPNVLVDTSGLKSQVKLFGMNTEFPLQKQIGTNTVAVGNERVEMFYNKVKAPAVNYYDLEVHSTGHYFTHPSNASEQSTAKADQTLKILPEGTVSEVYLSYDRAYPTKEVYNKFKGYDVSFLWNAIETEKNTNETVYAEPLGYPGKDSKFLAALNTKGSSNGDQFISALKFMSKHEKWAQVISKRKDLNVDNRLDYVEKNGVHVYGSVVTGPTKEIQRMLKNKSVKSANVGEVELWNW; this is translated from the coding sequence ATGATGAATGAAGAATTTAAAAAGCGTTTTGATCAATATAAAAATGGGGAAATGAGCGACCAGGAAATGACCGCATTTGAGGAAGAATTAGAGAAGCTCGAAGTATATCAGGAACTGATTGACAGCGAGCTAAAGGACGATAACGATTGGGATGTCAGCATCAGTCCAGAAAAACAAAAAGCGATTTTAGCCTATGGGAAACGCAAGTCTTATTTACGAATTTCTGTGCTTGCCGTTATTTCGACCTTGATGATTTTGCCGCTTTGCACGCTAGGAAGCTACCTCTATTACGGAATGGGAGGAAAACAAAGCACCGGCAATGAGTTTATGGAAACCGCCGCAGTCACTGTAGCCCTGACCATGCCGAATGTTCTAGTCGATACATCCGGGCTGAAAAGCCAAGTGAAGCTGTTTGGCATGAACACCGAATTCCCGCTGCAAAAGCAAATCGGCACGAACACGGTTGCAGTGGGGAATGAACGGGTTGAAATGTTTTATAATAAAGTGAAAGCGCCGGCCGTTAATTACTACGACCTAGAAGTGCATTCAACCGGCCATTACTTTACACACCCATCAAACGCGTCTGAACAATCAACCGCAAAAGCAGACCAAACGTTAAAGATATTACCCGAAGGAACGGTATCCGAGGTCTACCTTTCCTATGACCGTGCATACCCGACAAAAGAAGTGTATAACAAATTCAAAGGCTATGATGTGAGCTTTTTATGGAACGCAATCGAAACTGAGAAAAACACAAATGAGACCGTATACGCAGAGCCGCTTGGCTATCCTGGGAAGGACTCAAAGTTTTTGGCTGCCCTTAATACAAAAGGCAGTTCCAATGGCGATCAGTTTATCAGCGCCTTGAAATTTATGTCCAAGCACGAAAAATGGGCGCAGGTTATATCAAAACGAAAAGACCTGAATGTGGATAACCGATTGGATTATGTCGAGAAAAACGGTGTTCATGTATACGGTTCGGTCGTAACAGGGCCAACGAAGGAAATCCAGCGCATGCTGAAAAACAAGTCTGTAAAATCAGCGAATGTCGGCGAGGTGGAATTATGGAACTGGTAA
- a CDS encoding anti-sigma-M factor, producing MELVRIFKEHNVFGWISVGTAILSLLLLNLAIISNVTFYSYQMLPFAMAAVPFGVIELFIKRGRTGPGLLGVILNLFVIICVYTIVSVDTNLQFGF from the coding sequence ATGGAACTGGTAAGAATTTTTAAAGAACACAATGTATTCGGCTGGATCTCTGTCGGGACAGCGATTCTGTCCCTGCTCTTGCTGAATTTGGCGATTATCAGCAACGTCACATTTTATTCCTATCAAATGCTTCCGTTCGCTATGGCCGCCGTTCCGTTTGGCGTGATCGAACTCTTCATCAAGAGGGGGCGCACAGGCCCCGGCCTGCTTGGCGTCATCCTCAATCTTTTTGTGATCATTTGTGTGTATACCATTGTATCTGTAGATACCAATTTACAGTTTGGCTTTTAA
- a CDS encoding GNAT family N-acetyltransferase produces MIHMKQLTTKEEWAEAYSVMSELRTNLDKETYLQRLEACVQKESYMLFALYEGTAIRALCGAVPRVSIHKGEYLWIADLVTTAPCRSKGYGKLLLDYAADWARKAGLGFVSLSSGLHRKDAHRFYTGKMGFTIESYLFRKTV; encoded by the coding sequence ATGATTCATATGAAACAATTAACCACAAAAGAAGAATGGGCCGAGGCATATTCAGTCATGAGTGAATTGAGAACAAATCTTGATAAAGAGACGTATTTACAAAGGCTTGAAGCCTGTGTGCAGAAAGAATCGTATATGCTGTTTGCCTTATATGAAGGGACAGCAATCAGGGCGCTGTGCGGAGCGGTGCCGAGGGTTTCCATTCATAAAGGGGAGTATTTATGGATTGCAGATCTAGTAACTACCGCGCCTTGCCGGTCAAAGGGATACGGCAAATTGCTTTTAGATTATGCCGCAGACTGGGCGAGAAAAGCCGGACTTGGCTTTGTCAGCCTTTCATCTGGCCTTCACCGTAAAGACGCACACCGGTTTTATACAGGCAAAATGGGTTTTACGATAGAAAGCTACCTGTTTCGAAAGACGGTGTAA